In a genomic window of Blastocatellia bacterium:
- a CDS encoding amidohydrolase yields MSIWRRAITVFAALVMMVTLMSKPMMTQQHLSRDERLARAVEGMREKLISLRRDFHTYPELSNREERTSRIVAEELRRLGLEVQTGVARHGVVALLRGALPGPVVAYRADMDALPITETIDVPYKSKNPGVKHACGHDAHTAIGLGVAAVLSQMRDQIRGTVKFLFQPAEEGPPPGEEGGAPLMIKEGALDNPRPAAIFGLHCDPRIDVGKVGYHIGPAMASSDRFVITIRGRKVHGAYPHEGVDAVVVAAQAVLALQAIRSRRVDTLQPLVLTIGSIHGGNRFNIITDEVVMEGTVRTHDEAVRAQVKELMHQTLKGVTQAFGASYEMTYEEGAHVTYNDPQLVEESLPSFRRVLGEANLVTPKPHMGAEDFSYYARLIPGFFFFLGVRNEAKGIRAMIHTPEFDIDEECLPLGVKVAATALLDYLDRHAQSPSGR; encoded by the coding sequence ATGAGTATCTGGAGGCGAGCGATCACTGTTTTTGCTGCGCTCGTGATGATGGTGACGCTTATGAGTAAACCCATGATGACGCAACAACATCTTTCTCGCGATGAACGTCTTGCTCGTGCCGTCGAGGGAATGCGAGAAAAACTCATCTCGCTGCGGCGCGATTTTCATACCTATCCGGAACTCTCCAATCGTGAGGAACGAACGTCTCGAATCGTGGCCGAGGAATTGCGGCGGTTGGGACTGGAGGTGCAAACCGGTGTCGCCCGGCACGGTGTGGTTGCGCTGCTGCGCGGGGCGCTGCCCGGTCCGGTCGTCGCGTATCGCGCCGACATGGATGCGCTGCCGATCACCGAGACGATTGACGTTCCCTACAAGTCGAAGAATCCGGGCGTCAAGCACGCCTGCGGTCACGACGCGCACACGGCCATCGGACTCGGCGTGGCGGCTGTCCTCAGTCAGATGCGGGATCAGATTCGAGGAACGGTCAAATTCCTCTTCCAACCCGCTGAGGAAGGCCCGCCGCCCGGAGAAGAAGGGGGCGCCCCACTGATGATCAAAGAAGGAGCGCTCGACAATCCCCGCCCCGCCGCCATCTTCGGACTGCATTGCGATCCCCGGATTGACGTGGGGAAGGTCGGGTATCATATCGGTCCGGCCATGGCCTCAAGCGATCGTTTCGTGATCACCATTCGCGGTCGCAAGGTTCATGGGGCCTATCCCCATGAAGGAGTTGATGCCGTCGTCGTCGCCGCTCAGGCCGTCCTCGCGCTGCAGGCCATCCGCAGCCGCCGGGTAGATACGCTGCAACCTCTCGTCCTCACCATCGGCAGCATCCACGGGGGCAACCGCTTCAACATCATCACCGACGAAGTGGTGATGGAGGGAACCGTCCGCACCCATGATGAGGCCGTGCGAGCCCAGGTGAAGGAGTTGATGCATCAGACATTGAAGGGCGTGACGCAGGCTTTCGGCGCAAGCTATGAGATGACTTACGAAGAGGGCGCGCACGTCACCTACAATGATCCGCAACTTGTCGAGGAATCGCTGCCCTCGTTTCGTCGGGTGCTCGGTGAAGCGAACCTGGTCACCCCCAAGCCACACATGGGCGCGGAAGATTTCAGCTATTATGCCCGGCTGATTCCCGGCTTCTTTTTCTTCCTCGGCGTCCGCAACGAGGCCAAAGGCATTCGGGCGATGATCCACACGCCGGAGTTCGATATTGACGAAGAGTGCCTGCCGCTTGGCGTCAAAGTTGCAGCGACAGCGTTGCTGGATTATCTCGACCGGCATGCCCAGTCTCCATCCGGACGGTGA
- the ggt gene encoding gamma-glutamyltransferase gives MKRLAHVMLVIMVITMMSPSVYEQDRSQARSMVISVGGVVAAEHPLAAQAGAMILARGGHAVDAAIAANAVMGVVAPMSNGIGGDLFAIVYEARTGKLHGLNASGWAPARMTLDWLKEKGHRSMPQRGIDAVTVPGTVDGWHKLLSRFGRLTMAEVLAPAIYYAEEGFPVTEQVAVLWAANERILQRDPAARRTFLPSGRAPRVGEVFRNPDLAWSYRQIATHGRDAFYRGEIARRILAASERLGGAFAPDDLAEFSSEWVEPIWTTYRGWTVYELPPNGQGIAALEMLNIMENFPLSEWGHNSVAALHYMIEAKKLAYADMIRFVADPKFHKIPVAGLLSKEYARERAKMISPDKANCHVAAGEPPAEGQDTVYLSVVDREGNMVSLIQSNYENFGSGIVAEGTGFALQNRGALFSFDPSHPNVVAGRKRPLHTIIPAFMMKGDIRIAFGIMGGFNQAQAHAQFVSNIVDHGMNIQMALEAPRFTKRTFEGCDVQMEARIPASVRQELASKGHEIEVRGDYSPQMGGGQAVMRNASTGVNYGASDPRKDGAAIAEPWIPAELKDRRLPGEGRSGNGLR, from the coding sequence ATGAAAAGACTGGCCCATGTGATGCTGGTGATAATGGTGATCACTATGATGTCCCCCTCGGTCTATGAGCAAGATCGGTCGCAGGCCCGCTCGATGGTCATATCGGTCGGAGGCGTTGTCGCTGCCGAACATCCGCTGGCGGCGCAGGCGGGAGCCATGATTCTGGCTCGTGGGGGTCACGCCGTAGATGCCGCCATCGCGGCCAATGCGGTGATGGGCGTGGTGGCTCCTATGAGTAACGGTATCGGCGGCGATTTATTCGCCATTGTCTACGAAGCCCGGACGGGAAAGCTCCACGGTCTCAATGCCAGCGGCTGGGCACCGGCTCGAATGACCCTGGACTGGCTCAAAGAGAAGGGGCACCGCTCTATGCCGCAGCGAGGTATTGACGCGGTGACGGTTCCGGGAACAGTTGATGGGTGGCATAAGCTCCTCTCTCGTTTTGGCCGATTGACGATGGCGGAAGTGCTGGCTCCGGCCATTTACTACGCCGAGGAAGGATTCCCTGTAACGGAACAGGTGGCCGTGCTGTGGGCGGCCAATGAGCGAATTCTTCAACGTGACCCCGCAGCACGGCGAACCTTCCTGCCCTCGGGGCGGGCTCCTCGCGTGGGCGAGGTCTTTCGGAATCCTGATCTGGCGTGGTCCTACCGACAGATTGCGACTCACGGCCGTGATGCCTTCTACCGGGGCGAGATCGCCCGACGGATTCTGGCCGCATCGGAACGGCTTGGCGGGGCATTCGCTCCGGACGATCTCGCCGAGTTCTCCAGCGAGTGGGTGGAACCGATCTGGACGACCTATCGGGGATGGACTGTCTATGAACTGCCACCCAACGGGCAGGGCATCGCCGCTCTGGAGATGCTCAATATCATGGAAAATTTCCCACTGTCCGAGTGGGGTCACAATTCAGTCGCGGCTCTGCACTATATGATCGAGGCCAAGAAACTGGCCTACGCCGATATGATTCGATTCGTGGCTGACCCGAAATTCCACAAAATTCCCGTGGCCGGATTGCTCTCGAAGGAGTACGCCCGCGAGCGTGCCAAAATGATCTCACCGGATAAGGCGAACTGCCATGTCGCGGCTGGCGAGCCTCCGGCGGAGGGACAGGATACGGTCTACCTGAGCGTGGTGGATCGAGAGGGCAATATGGTCTCCCTCATTCAGAGCAATTACGAAAATTTTGGCTCCGGCATCGTGGCCGAGGGAACCGGCTTCGCTTTACAAAATCGCGGAGCGCTCTTCAGCTTTGATCCGAGCCATCCAAACGTCGTCGCGGGACGCAAGCGTCCGCTGCATACAATCATCCCGGCGTTCATGATGAAAGGGGATATTCGTATTGCCTTCGGGATCATGGGCGGGTTCAACCAAGCACAGGCTCATGCCCAGTTTGTCTCCAATATCGTGGATCACGGCATGAACATTCAGATGGCGCTCGAAGCGCCCCGCTTCACCAAGCGCACGTTCGAGGGGTGCGATGTGCAGATGGAAGCCCGCATCCCCGCCTCCGTCCGACAGGAGTTGGCGAGCAAAGGTCATGAAATCGAGGTGCGAGGCGATTATTCGCCGCAAATGGGCGGCGGCCAGGCGGTGATGCGGAATGCCTCGACCGGTGTCAACTACGGGGCATCGGACCCCCGGAAGGATGGGGCGGCGATAGCCGAGCCGTGGATCCCTGCGGAGTTGAAGGATCGTCGTCTGCCGGGAGAGGGTCGCAGCGGTAACGGCCTGCGCTGA
- a CDS encoding Mut7-C RNAse domain-containing protein: MRFVVDVMLGRLARWLRILGFDAVYLRDARDDTLIRLAEDEERVLLTKDARLLQRVRVNGYLVRSRTWEDQLREVITEFQLQPLIDAFSRCLECNVPLTEVEKETIANRLPPRVTECCQEFYLCPSCQRIYWSGTHVERMSEKIASLLREVSEAAGEHEPCSHDSPERR; this comes from the coding sequence ATGAGGTTCGTCGTTGATGTGATGCTCGGCCGGTTGGCCCGCTGGCTGCGAATTCTCGGATTTGATGCCGTCTATCTGCGGGATGCCCGCGACGACACCCTCATCCGGCTGGCGGAAGATGAGGAGCGAGTCCTCCTCACCAAAGATGCCCGGCTGCTTCAACGGGTGCGGGTCAACGGCTATCTCGTGCGCAGCCGCACCTGGGAAGACCAACTCCGTGAAGTCATCACTGAGTTCCAGCTTCAGCCGCTCATTGATGCTTTCAGCCGTTGCCTCGAATGCAATGTCCCATTGACTGAAGTTGAGAAGGAGACCATTGCCAATCGTCTCCCTCCACGCGTCACCGAATGCTGCCAGGAATTTTATCTTTGCCCCTCATGTCAACGAATTTACTGGAGCGGAACCCATGTTGAGCGTATGAGCGAGAAAATCGCTTCCCTCCTCCGTGAAGTCAGCGAAGCAGCCGGCGAGCACGAGCCCTGCTCTCACGATTCCCCTGAGCGGCGTTGA
- a CDS encoding carboxymuconolactone decarboxylase family protein, with protein MTLEEWQEYRRRMNEKILSTDHLGIKRFFALDHQAYLEGALPTKVKELLGLVASLVLRCDDCITYHIIRCHEEGVTREEFLEAFNVALVVGGSITIPHLRRAFERLEEVEAKHQRRSGES; from the coding sequence ATGACGCTCGAAGAGTGGCAGGAATACCGACGACGGATGAACGAAAAAATTCTCAGCACAGACCACCTGGGCATCAAGCGATTCTTTGCACTGGACCATCAGGCTTATCTGGAGGGCGCTCTTCCCACAAAGGTGAAGGAGCTGCTCGGGCTGGTTGCCTCACTCGTCCTCCGCTGCGACGATTGCATCACCTACCATATCATTCGCTGCCACGAGGAGGGTGTGACCCGGGAGGAGTTTCTCGAAGCCTTTAATGTGGCATTGGTCGTGGGCGGCTCGATCACCATCCCCCATCTCCGACGGGCGTTTGAGCGGCTGGAAGAAGTCGAAGCAAAACATCAACGCCGCTCAGGGGAATCGTGA
- the rfbC gene encoding dTDP-4-dehydrorhamnose 3,5-epimerase, protein MSVTVKGTSLPGVIVIEPRVYHDHRGFFLETYHLQKYTAAGITSVFVQDNLSHSRAQTVRGLHYQLRRPQAKLITVLQGEIFDVAVDIRRGSPTFGRWVGVRLSAATRQQIFIPEGFAHGFCVLSETADVLYKCSDFYDPTDEYGILWSDPTLAIEWPVTTPILSAKDSKYPTLAEIPADHLPTFTPVVASVDSPTGE, encoded by the coding sequence ATGTCAGTCACAGTAAAGGGGACATCGCTGCCCGGAGTGATCGTGATTGAACCTCGCGTCTATCACGATCACCGTGGATTTTTCCTCGAAACGTATCACCTGCAGAAATACACAGCGGCGGGGATCACCTCGGTGTTCGTTCAGGACAATCTCTCGCATTCGCGTGCGCAGACCGTTCGAGGGCTTCACTACCAATTGCGCCGTCCCCAGGCCAAGTTGATCACGGTGTTGCAGGGGGAAATTTTCGACGTTGCCGTTGACATACGCCGGGGCTCACCGACATTTGGACGGTGGGTGGGCGTCCGCCTTTCAGCGGCGACGCGACAACAGATATTCATCCCCGAGGGGTTTGCTCATGGATTCTGCGTGTTGAGCGAAACAGCCGACGTCCTCTACAAGTGCAGCGATTTTTACGATCCCACCGATGAGTATGGAATCCTCTGGTCGGATCCGACGCTTGCTATTGAGTGGCCGGTTACCACGCCCATTTTATCGGCCAAAGACAGCAAGTATCCGACGCTCGCGGAGATCCCCGCCGATCACCTCCCCACGTTTACGCCCGTGGTCGCATCCGTTGACTCTCCCACAGGAGAGTAA
- a CDS encoding response regulator, translating to MFEKPYVLVVDDIREVRELFRCVLETSGYVVTEAEDATAAIMALRQRFYHIVLLDIHLPGMSGLQALGEIRALSPYTKVIMITGDGSLPAAIEAMDHEAFAFLEKPIDVNKLMVTLSEALADQREQFFRRHPLKARVQSLGYSPVGESTDATTGVNVGR from the coding sequence ATGTTTGAGAAACCCTACGTTCTGGTCGTTGATGATATACGGGAGGTGCGGGAGCTGTTCCGGTGCGTGTTGGAGACAAGCGGGTATGTCGTGACGGAGGCCGAGGATGCGACGGCCGCGATAATGGCCCTCCGGCAACGCTTCTATCACATCGTTTTGCTGGACATTCATCTGCCGGGAATGTCCGGCCTTCAAGCGCTCGGGGAGATCCGCGCTCTTTCGCCCTACACTAAGGTCATCATGATCACCGGAGATGGAAGTCTTCCTGCCGCCATCGAAGCGATGGACCATGAGGCCTTCGCGTTCCTGGAGAAACCGATTGACGTGAACAAGCTCATGGTGACGTTGTCTGAAGCGCTGGCTGACCAGCGAGAGCAATTCTTTCGTCGTCATCCGTTGAAGGCGCGCGTGCAGTCGCTGGGTTACTCTCCTGTGGGAGAGTCAACGGATGCGACCACGGGCGTAAACGTGGGGAGGTGA
- a CDS encoding response regulator — MTHRVLIVDDDPELRKSLRAALEINHFEVAEAEDVPSAMAALKADFFNVVLLDIHLPGVSGLDALRQIKELQPLCRVIMITAYPSPQSAIDALNRAAFGYLEKPIDMKKLMMKLSRALVQQREELFLQKPLRSRLVTN, encoded by the coding sequence ATGACTCACCGCGTTCTTATTGTGGATGACGATCCGGAGCTGCGGAAGTCACTGCGGGCTGCTCTGGAGATCAACCACTTCGAGGTGGCCGAGGCTGAAGACGTCCCTTCAGCAATGGCTGCTCTTAAGGCCGATTTCTTTAACGTGGTCCTTCTCGACATTCACCTCCCGGGGGTATCCGGTCTCGATGCGCTCAGGCAGATCAAAGAACTTCAGCCGCTCTGCCGGGTCATCATGATCACAGCGTATCCCAGTCCTCAATCGGCCATTGATGCGCTCAATCGAGCAGCCTTCGGGTATCTGGAAAAACCCATTGACATGAAGAAGCTCATGATGAAACTCTCGCGCGCACTCGTTCAGCAGCGCGAAGAGCTATTTCTGCAAAAACCCCTGCGCAGCCGATTGGTGACAAACTAG
- a CDS encoding response regulator, whose product MLKSYSLSVENELVPVGQLHLLVGDNDSEFVRAITETLERHDMTVAVASNGEEIYDWLQAETFDGVLLDVELPGVSGRDILGELRRQMPDGLLILMASSGSRELFTSLMREGAMKHLPQPSRREDFLRAFSPLQREAIVWLVTRDRVLTEWLRYILGSLGVRVLVFVSLGDAIGALSALRCNGVVLHQEGRGLTESLLFLREIDPRAAYIFLRRNENVEEAVSSHSAVPSVLTMAKPFNPGNLVQLLTLWRDRTVTRLLATGCQGDHT is encoded by the coding sequence ATGCTCAAGAGCTACTCCTTGTCGGTTGAGAATGAGCTGGTGCCCGTCGGCCAGCTCCATCTGCTTGTCGGGGATAATGACAGCGAATTCGTACGGGCGATCACAGAAACTCTTGAGCGACACGATATGACGGTGGCCGTGGCTTCGAACGGAGAGGAAATTTACGATTGGCTCCAGGCGGAAACCTTCGACGGGGTCCTACTGGACGTCGAGCTGCCGGGAGTTTCGGGTCGTGACATTCTCGGGGAACTTCGACGTCAAATGCCCGATGGCCTCCTCATCTTAATGGCGTCATCCGGGAGCAGAGAGCTTTTCACGTCGCTCATGCGTGAAGGAGCTATGAAACACCTACCGCAGCCATCCCGTCGGGAGGACTTCCTGCGGGCCTTCAGCCCGTTGCAGCGCGAGGCGATAGTATGGCTCGTCACCCGAGACCGGGTGCTGACCGAATGGCTTCGATATATCTTGGGTTCGCTCGGCGTTCGGGTGCTGGTGTTTGTCTCCCTCGGTGATGCCATTGGCGCGCTCTCTGCCCTGCGATGCAACGGCGTCGTTCTTCATCAAGAGGGACGCGGTCTGACGGAGTCGCTACTCTTTCTCCGCGAGATTGATCCTCGAGCAGCCTACATCTTTCTCCGTCGGAACGAGAATGTTGAAGAGGCCGTCTCCTCCCACTCCGCCGTTCCCTCAGTTTTGACGATGGCCAAACCTTTTAACCCTGGCAATCTCGTTCAGCTTTTGACTCTTTGGCGAGATCGGACGGTGACGCGTTTGCTCGCTACCGGGTGCCAGGGCGATCACACATAA
- a CDS encoding ATP-binding protein codes for MRRPFFTKIGRQVFFGSLLVYMLVLVIGGIEWVIRRELIQSYEVLAGGLSRFDVALNEIRHLTSQLEEKARDVPARQTPEWEREMAALHERLQTLYRAAEQEQPPDSRARTLLRTAREQSDRWFSAVMATYRASGFRWENPPTTTRDDILRPLAEMKQAHVQLMEYSQSQRQRLFSFIRELTRLADRFLFVMLVVTLLLIAGITAGVPHLLGLRIRRLLMAIRALEQGHVMASTGDYPEDEFGELARAFDRMAQSLAQKQKQLQESLAALEAMNTKLEALVEQRTEELRAAHEELVRREKLAVLGTLAGALGHELRNPLSTMATSVYVLKRVLSAGGEVAQHLAILAHQIAAANRIITNLLDFARTREPMCEEVDLRDVVQEAIESSVIPSTVALRVSLGEEPVRAMADSTQINQVLLNLIANAVQAMPGGGYLEVAVRSRGERIEITVTDTGCGMTEEQRARLFQPLFTTKPKGVGLGLAVSKKLIEAHGGEITCESAVGKGTRFSIWLPALLPPEPASLTGEMSSAGREKDAQELLLVG; via the coding sequence ATGAGGCGACCGTTTTTTACAAAGATTGGGCGTCAGGTATTCTTCGGCTCGTTACTCGTCTACATGCTGGTGCTGGTCATCGGAGGCATTGAATGGGTCATCCGACGGGAGCTTATTCAAAGCTATGAAGTCCTGGCGGGAGGGCTGAGCCGCTTCGATGTTGCCTTAAATGAGATTCGTCATCTGACCTCTCAGCTTGAAGAGAAAGCACGGGACGTGCCCGCGCGGCAGACCCCCGAATGGGAGCGCGAGATGGCGGCGCTGCATGAACGGTTGCAGACTCTCTATCGCGCCGCCGAACAAGAGCAGCCGCCTGATAGCCGGGCTCGCACTCTGCTCCGCACGGCGCGAGAACAGTCCGATCGGTGGTTCTCGGCAGTGATGGCGACGTATCGGGCATCCGGCTTTCGGTGGGAGAATCCGCCAACGACGACCCGTGATGACATTTTGCGCCCCCTGGCCGAGATGAAGCAAGCGCACGTTCAGTTGATGGAATATAGTCAGAGCCAACGGCAGCGGCTTTTCTCGTTCATCCGGGAGTTAACCAGGCTAGCTGATCGGTTCCTCTTTGTGATGCTTGTTGTGACTCTCCTGCTCATTGCGGGGATCACGGCCGGAGTTCCTCACCTTCTGGGTCTCCGCATCCGACGGCTCCTCATGGCGATTCGTGCTCTCGAGCAGGGCCACGTCATGGCGAGCACGGGCGATTATCCCGAGGATGAATTCGGTGAACTGGCACGAGCCTTCGATCGAATGGCTCAATCCCTGGCCCAGAAGCAAAAACAACTTCAGGAGTCCCTGGCGGCTCTTGAGGCAATGAACACTAAACTCGAAGCGCTCGTTGAGCAACGCACGGAAGAACTCCGAGCCGCGCACGAGGAGCTTGTCCGGCGAGAGAAGCTTGCCGTCTTAGGAACCCTTGCCGGTGCCCTTGGCCACGAGCTTCGGAATCCGCTGAGCACGATGGCGACGTCGGTTTACGTTTTGAAGAGAGTCCTCAGCGCCGGCGGAGAAGTTGCTCAACACCTGGCCATCCTTGCGCACCAGATTGCCGCTGCTAACCGGATCATCACCAATCTGCTCGATTTTGCCCGCACACGCGAGCCAATGTGCGAGGAGGTGGACCTTCGGGATGTGGTTCAGGAGGCAATTGAATCATCGGTGATTCCTTCGACGGTCGCGCTCAGGGTTAGTTTGGGGGAGGAACCGGTACGGGCCATGGCGGATTCAACCCAGATCAATCAAGTGCTCTTGAACCTGATTGCTAATGCTGTCCAGGCGATGCCCGGTGGCGGTTACCTTGAGGTGGCGGTGAGAAGCAGAGGCGAGCGGATCGAGATCACCGTCACCGATACGGGCTGCGGGATGACGGAGGAACAAAGGGCCCGTTTGTTCCAGCCTTTGTTCACCACCAAACCGAAAGGGGTCGGCCTGGGTCTTGCCGTGAGCAAGAAGCTCATCGAGGCTCATGGGGGTGAGATCACCTGTGAAAGCGCTGTCGGAAAAGGAACGCGATTTTCCATCTGGCTGCCAGCGCTTTTGCCCCCGGAGCCGGCGTCACTGACCGGGGAGATGTCCTCCGCGGGGAGGGAGAAGGATGCTCAAGAGCTACTCCTTGTCGGTTGA
- a CDS encoding CHAT domain-containing protein produces the protein MRRRGPVTAARKQWAFFFYLCGDNHLAADIEDDCEEICRVGSSPDVHVVVQHDRPDGARRYLLPEGRRQCPEPTMHLGRINTGEPKVAVDFLLWGIEHAPADHIAVVFGSPGINPYYLLENLPGRGWNRKESELATWVERHLFSICHDKTSNDALEAWELRTILDEVVTSLNRPIDLVGLDMGASAFVEIAYQMEGLARVLVASQRFVPDDGWPYRHILTGWQKCLARTPTTVHDLAKLIIQMVADRYAQSYPEGDVRVAAIDLMALANFARGFDALTMALLQSLGDWHVLDACRRAALSLEWIHAVSPKERMHHAWRLGDRLPAVDVLELLESLSRELHRKLTEAPRDYGQRERAGQLAALAEKSLTMFTRGTPSNRSVLIAAWPRSDRGLSIVFPPLRPPEEIEAETGPRFHLAHSNYLDLNFSRQVHWAAFIGALQLIQEKPHVLWRLVSSMLADATGPAREALMQRLLSPDSVLEGLKRQFQSLGPHRALTLSVDTQVNEADADRQMFRLRLESTVAGAVVAEHESRIYRPALDETVNTLEQLLATVDENPNVLDDLESLGRTLGEDVLQDLADRLEAERKEAINEGEFPHLRLQIPRELMRYPWELMSDGRGLICERYAVGRQVFMEASRARRITRRRPGPIEVLVIGNPPLAPEFQTRWEKRFGFVPSSLPGAEHEAHLVAEAFERLNDELAGIPPVRVTRVIGRRLTGNDFRRLLRRGRYDIVHYAGHARFDGRDPEASAWLLSDGVIRAREIRNTLAWTASPPWLVFASACEAAQEAGRIVARYQGEVFGLATAFINQGVAAYIAPLWKLDDEVATHVAIDFYRGLIFDRLSLGEALGRARLRARLRWTSPPRAVASWASLVLYGDPTPRLLESLWTPHAAGEKEATAE, from the coding sequence GTGCGACGGAGAGGTCCCGTCACGGCAGCACGCAAACAGTGGGCCTTTTTCTTCTACCTGTGCGGAGACAATCATCTTGCGGCAGACATCGAGGATGATTGTGAGGAGATTTGCCGCGTCGGCAGCTCGCCCGATGTCCACGTCGTCGTGCAACATGACCGCCCTGATGGAGCGCGACGGTATCTCCTGCCCGAGGGGCGGCGACAGTGCCCGGAGCCCACGATGCACCTCGGTCGGATCAATACCGGTGAGCCGAAAGTGGCCGTGGATTTCTTGCTCTGGGGGATCGAGCACGCGCCCGCTGATCATATCGCCGTGGTCTTCGGTAGCCCGGGGATCAATCCGTATTACCTCCTGGAAAATCTCCCCGGTCGAGGATGGAATCGTAAGGAATCGGAGCTTGCGACCTGGGTCGAACGACACCTTTTCTCCATCTGCCACGACAAAACGAGCAATGATGCGCTGGAGGCATGGGAACTGCGGACCATTCTCGATGAGGTCGTCACGTCGCTCAATCGTCCCATTGATCTCGTGGGATTGGATATGGGGGCGAGTGCGTTCGTCGAGATTGCCTATCAGATGGAAGGTCTGGCCCGAGTGCTGGTTGCATCGCAGCGATTTGTCCCCGATGACGGCTGGCCCTATCGGCATATCCTGACAGGGTGGCAGAAATGCCTCGCGCGGACTCCGACCACAGTTCACGATCTGGCGAAACTTATCATCCAGATGGTGGCAGATCGTTATGCCCAAAGCTACCCTGAAGGAGATGTTCGGGTGGCTGCCATAGACCTGATGGCTCTCGCCAATTTTGCCCGTGGCTTCGACGCGCTCACGATGGCGCTGTTGCAGAGTCTGGGCGACTGGCATGTGCTGGATGCGTGTCGTCGAGCGGCGTTGTCGCTTGAGTGGATCCACGCCGTGAGCCCCAAAGAAAGAATGCACCATGCCTGGAGGCTCGGCGACCGTCTTCCGGCAGTAGACGTGCTGGAGCTGCTCGAAAGCCTCTCGCGCGAGCTTCACAGGAAATTGACCGAGGCTCCCCGCGACTACGGTCAGCGGGAGCGGGCGGGACAGTTGGCGGCGCTGGCGGAGAAGTCTCTCACCATGTTCACGCGAGGGACTCCTTCGAATCGTTCTGTGCTGATCGCTGCCTGGCCTCGGTCGGATCGAGGACTTTCGATTGTTTTTCCACCCCTGCGGCCGCCCGAGGAAATCGAGGCCGAAACCGGACCGCGCTTTCATCTCGCCCACTCGAACTATCTCGATTTGAATTTTTCGCGGCAGGTTCACTGGGCGGCATTCATCGGCGCTCTTCAGCTCATTCAGGAGAAACCGCACGTCCTGTGGCGGCTCGTCAGTTCGATGCTCGCCGATGCGACCGGACCGGCGCGTGAGGCATTGATGCAACGATTGCTCAGTCCGGACTCCGTGCTGGAGGGATTGAAGCGACAATTTCAGTCGCTCGGACCGCACCGGGCGCTGACGCTGTCTGTGGATACTCAAGTGAACGAAGCCGACGCCGATCGGCAGATGTTTCGACTTCGGCTGGAATCCACAGTGGCAGGGGCCGTTGTGGCTGAGCATGAAAGCCGCATTTATCGGCCTGCGCTCGATGAAACGGTCAACACCCTGGAACAACTTCTTGCCACCGTGGATGAGAATCCGAACGTGCTGGATGATCTGGAGTCGCTCGGCCGGACGCTCGGCGAGGACGTTCTGCAAGATCTCGCAGATCGGCTGGAGGCCGAACGCAAAGAAGCAATCAACGAGGGGGAGTTCCCACATCTCCGATTGCAAATTCCTCGGGAGCTGATGCGGTATCCGTGGGAGTTGATGTCGGATGGTCGAGGGTTGATCTGCGAGCGGTATGCCGTCGGACGGCAGGTTTTCATGGAGGCGTCGCGAGCCCGGCGGATCACGCGTCGCCGGCCGGGCCCGATCGAGGTGCTCGTCATCGGCAATCCCCCGCTGGCGCCCGAGTTCCAGACGCGGTGGGAGAAAAGATTCGGGTTTGTGCCGTCGTCTTTGCCAGGAGCCGAGCACGAGGCGCATCTGGTCGCGGAGGCGTTCGAGCGCTTGAACGATGAGCTGGCGGGCATTCCACCGGTTCGGGTGACGCGAGTGATTGGCCGGAGGCTGACGGGGAATGATTTTCGTCGCCTGCTCCGGCGGGGGCGTTACGACATCGTTCACTATGCCGGTCACGCCCGATTTGACGGGAGGGACCCCGAAGCGAGCGCGTGGCTTTTGAGCGATGGGGTGATACGGGCGCGAGAGATTCGCAATACGCTGGCGTGGACGGCATCGCCACCCTGGCTCGTGTTCGCCAGTGCATGCGAAGCGGCTCAAGAAGCAGGACGGATTGTAGCCCGGTATCAGGGTGAGGTCTTCGGCCTAGCAACGGCGTTCATCAATCAGGGGGTGGCGGCTTATATCGCTCCGCTCTGGAAGCTGGACGATGAAGTTGCGACGCACGTGGCGATTGATTTCTATCGAGGGTTGATCTTCGACCGACTGAGTCTCGGCGAGGCGCTTGGTCGGGCGCGCCTTCGGGCGAGGCTCCGGTGGACATCGCCGCCCCGGGCGGTGGCAAGCTGGGCGAGTCTCGTGCTCTACGGAGACCCCACACCCCGATTGCTGGAGTCGCTGTGGACGCCTCACGCCGCAGGAGAAAAAGAAGCGACGGCCGAGTAG